From one Suricata suricatta isolate VVHF042 chromosome 8, meerkat_22Aug2017_6uvM2_HiC, whole genome shotgun sequence genomic stretch:
- the SUN1 gene encoding SUN domain-containing protein 1 isoform X4 encodes MSRRSLRLVTTACATEDGQAGDAHSCASSTTSLKDRAARTAKQRRSASKPAVSVSHASRQALSSAMVQGGIASMSPMACEQPPVLDESLIREQTKVDHFWGLDDDGDLRGGNKAAAQGNGDLAAEAFRSNGYTCRDCALLSEHKATLPARPAPRGLSWQVCSTDGSQKHESASRKGDASFHLDRILWLAKDTSSSLSSFLVHLFRVVLMKLNYESGKYKLKSYESKNRESKSYKSKSHESKAHSGHCGTVDVGGLLREDGRLSVNGESLFEIEQVCVANCHINCLSPPPTGDDCKGRKLLETHTDISARSSRPERVAGAIWCIFSYAGHLLVQMLQRIGASGWFVSKTLLSILWLAAAAPGKAASGIFWWLGIGWYQFVTLISWLNVFLLTRCLRNICKFLILFIPLLLLLGAGLSLWGQGDFLSGFPVLSWTRAHGPQRADGPTGTFAPDAPHRSQPPEGGNEAFSRQLMSEVERQVALMSGRCHGHDQQLRELAAVLQKLQARVDQLDGDSQGTLSLTASATFRLEQESRISRLEDVLGTLAEKFEAIQKELQQTRLRTASGLEEEQRLHSEVKRLGLELGRLRLELSDGPHSKTSCEEVNALHGKVDARVRETIRLLFSDEQGASLEWLLQKLSSRFVSKDALQVVLQDLELQILKNVTRYISVTKQAPDSETVLSAVHEAGVSGITEAQAHVIVNNALKLYSQDKTGMVDFALESGGGSILSTRCSETYETKTALISLFGIPLWYFSQSPRVVIQPDIYPGNCWAFKGSQGYLVVRLSMEIRPTTFTLEHIPKTLSPTGNITSAPKDFAVYGLENEHQEEGRLLGRFTYDQDGESLQMFHTPKRPERAFQIVELRVFSNWGHPEYTCLYRFRVHGEPIE; translated from the exons AACAGCAAAGCAGCGCAGAAGTGCAAGCAAACCAGCAGTTAGTGTCAGCCACGCCTCAAGGCAGGCCCTGTCCTCAGCCATGGTCCAGGGCGGCATCGCCTCCATGTCACCCATGGCCTGTGAGCAGCCTCCCGTGCTGGATGAGTCTCTGATCCGAGAGCAAACCAAAGTGGACCACTTCTGGG gtcTTGACGATGATGGCGATCTCAGAG GTGGAAATAAAGCTGCCGCTCAGGGAAACGGGGATCTGGCAGCAGAAGCCTTCCGGAGCAATGGCTACACCTGCCGAGACTGCGCGCTGCTCTCGGAGCACAAGGCCACGCTCCCGGCCCGCCCCGCGCCCCGAGGACTGTCGTGGCAGGTGTGCTCCACGGACGGCAGTCAGAAACATGAGTCTGCCTCTCGTAAAG GCGATGCCTCTTTCCACCTGGATAGGATTTTGTGGCTGGCCAAGGACACTTCATCATCCTTGTCGTCATTCTTAGTCCACCTTTTTCGAGTGGTTTTAATGAAGCTCAATTAtgaatcaggaaaatacaaattgaaaagtTACGAATCAAAAAATCGTGAATCAAAAAGCTATAAGTCAAAAAGCCATGAATCaaaag CTCATTCCGGTCACTGTGGGACAGTGGATGTAGGAGGGCTTCTCAGAGAGGACGGCCGCCTCAGTGTAAATGGGGAGTCCCTGT TTGAGATTGAGCAGGTCTGCGTGGCAAACTGTCACATTAACTGCTTGTCACCACCACCCACAGGCGATGACTGTAAGGGAAGGAAGCTCCTTGAGACGCACACAGACATCAGCGCGAGGTCCTCAAGGCCAGAAAGGGTGGCAGGGGCCATTTGGTGCATCTTTTCTTATGCAG GTCACCTCTTGGTACAGATGCTGCAGAGGATTGGAGCTTCCGGATGGTTTGTGTCGAAGACACTGCTGTCGATTCTCTGGTTGGCCGCGGCTGCTCCAG GGAAGGCAGCCTCTGGAATATTCTGGTGGCTAGGCATTGGATGGTACCAGTTTGTTACTTTGATTTCTTGGCTGAATGTGTTTCTTCTTACAAG gTGCCTTCGTAACATTTGCAAGTTTTTAATCTTGTTCATTCCATTATTACTTTTACTAG gTGCAGGTCTGTCCCTGTGGGGCCAGGGAGACTTCCTGTCAGGCTTCCCTGTGCTCAGCTGGACACGTGCACATGGACCCCAGAGGGCGGATGGCCCTACGGGCACGTTCGCACCTGATGCCCCTCACCGCAGCCAGCCGCCAGAG GGTGGCAACGAGGCTTTCTCCCGGCAGCTGATGAGTGAGGTGGAGAGGCAGGTTGCCTTGATGTCTGGACGGTGTCACGGCCACGACCAGCAGCTCCGAGAACTGGCAGCGGTGCTTCAGAAATTGCAGGCGAGGGTGGACCAGCTGGACGGCGACAGCCAAGGGACACTGTCCCTG ACCGCCTCTGCGACCTTCCGCCTAGAGCAGGAATCACGCATCTCCCGCCTGGAGGATGTTCTTGGAACGCTCGCAGAGAAATTCGAG GCCATCCAGAAGGAATTACAACAGACCAGGCTGAGAACAGCTAG TGGGCTTGAGGAGGAGCAGCGCCTCCACTCCGAGGTGAAGCGTCTGGGGCTGGAGCTCGGTCGCCTGAGATTGGAACTGTCCGATGGGCCTCATTCGAAAACCAGCTGCGAGGAGGTCAACGCGCTACACGGAAAG GTAGATGCCCGAGTCAGAGAAACCATCAGACTCCTGTTCTCCGACGAGCAAGGCGCTTCTCTTGAATGGCTGCTACAGAAGCTTTCCTCTCGCTTCGTGAGCAAGGACGCTCTGCAGGTTGTGTTGCAGGACCTGGAGCTGCAGATACTGAAGAACGTTACCCGCTACATCTCTGTGACAAAGCAGGCCCCGGATTCTGAAACAGTGCTGTCCGCTGTGCACGAGGCAGGGGTTTCTGGAATCACAGAAGCG CAAGCGCATGTCATCGTGAACAACGCCCTGAAGCTCTACTCCCAGGATAAGACTGGCATGGTGGACTTCGCGCTGGAGTCCGGCG GCGGGAGCATCCTCAGCACTCGCTGCTCCGAGACGTACGAGACCAAGACGGCACTCATCAGCCTGTTCGGGATCCCACTCTGGTATTTCTCCCAGTCCCCTCGTGTCGTGATCCAG CCTGACATCTATCCAGGCAACTGCTGGGCATTCAAGGGCTCCCAGGGGTACCTTGTGGTGAGGCTGTCCATGGAGATCCGCCCAACCACCTTCACTCTGGAGCACATACCGAAGACCCTGTCGCCTACAGGCAACATCACCAGTGCTCCCAAGGACTTCGCTGTCTAT GGATTGGAAAACGAGCACCAGGAGGAAGGGCGGCTCCTGGGACGGTTCACGTACGATCAGGATGGGGAGTCCCTGCAGATGTTTCACACGCCG AAGAGACCGGAAAGAGCTTTCCAGATAGTGGAACTTCGGGTTTTCTCCAACTGGGGGCATCCAGAATACACGTGTCTTTATCGGTTCAGAGTCCACGGAGAACCCATCGAGTAA
- the SUN1 gene encoding SUN domain-containing protein 1 isoform X2 — MDFSRLHMYTPPQCVPENTGYTYALSSSYSSDALAFETEHRLDPVFDSPRMSRRSLRLVTTACATEDGQAGDAHSCASSTTSLKDRAARTAKQRRSASKPAVSVSHASRQALSSAMVQGGIASMSPMACEQPPVLDESLIREQTKVDHFWGLDDDGDLRGGNKAAAQGNGDLAAEAFRSNGYTCRDCALLSEHKATLPARPAPRGLSWQVCSTDGSQKHESASRKGDASFHLDRILWLAKDTSSSLSSFLVHLFRVVLMKLNYESGKYKLKSYESKNRESKSYKSKSHESKAHSGHCGTVDVGGLLREDGRLSVNGESLFEIEQVCVANCHINCLSPPPTGDDCKGRKLLETHTDISARSSRPERVAGAIWCIFSYAGHLLVQMLQRIGASGWFVSKTLLSILWLAAAAPGKAASGIFWWLGIGWYQFVTLISWLNVFLLTRCLRNICKFLILFIPLLLLLGAGLSLWGQGDFLSGFPVLSWTRAHGPQRADGPTGTFAPDAPHRSQPPELMSEVERQVALMSGRCHGHDQQLRELAAVLQKLQARVDQLDGDSQGTLSLTASATFRLEQESRISRLEDVLGTLAEKFEAIQKELQQTRLRTASGLEEEQRLHSEVKRLGLELGRLRLELSDGPHSKTSCEEVNALHGKVDARVRETIRLLFSDEQGASLEWLLQKLSSRFVSKDALQVVLQDLELQILKNVTRYISVTKQAPDSETVLSAVHEAGVSGITEAQAHVIVNNALKLYSQDKTGMVDFALESGGGSILSTRCSETYETKTALISLFGIPLWYFSQSPRVVIQPDIYPGNCWAFKGSQGYLVVRLSMEIRPTTFTLEHIPKTLSPTGNITSAPKDFAVYGLENEHQEEGRLLGRFTYDQDGESLQMFHTPKRPERAFQIVELRVFSNWGHPEYTCLYRFRVHGEPIE, encoded by the exons AACAGCAAAGCAGCGCAGAAGTGCAAGCAAACCAGCAGTTAGTGTCAGCCACGCCTCAAGGCAGGCCCTGTCCTCAGCCATGGTCCAGGGCGGCATCGCCTCCATGTCACCCATGGCCTGTGAGCAGCCTCCCGTGCTGGATGAGTCTCTGATCCGAGAGCAAACCAAAGTGGACCACTTCTGGG gtcTTGACGATGATGGCGATCTCAGAG GTGGAAATAAAGCTGCCGCTCAGGGAAACGGGGATCTGGCAGCAGAAGCCTTCCGGAGCAATGGCTACACCTGCCGAGACTGCGCGCTGCTCTCGGAGCACAAGGCCACGCTCCCGGCCCGCCCCGCGCCCCGAGGACTGTCGTGGCAGGTGTGCTCCACGGACGGCAGTCAGAAACATGAGTCTGCCTCTCGTAAAG GCGATGCCTCTTTCCACCTGGATAGGATTTTGTGGCTGGCCAAGGACACTTCATCATCCTTGTCGTCATTCTTAGTCCACCTTTTTCGAGTGGTTTTAATGAAGCTCAATTAtgaatcaggaaaatacaaattgaaaagtTACGAATCAAAAAATCGTGAATCAAAAAGCTATAAGTCAAAAAGCCATGAATCaaaag CTCATTCCGGTCACTGTGGGACAGTGGATGTAGGAGGGCTTCTCAGAGAGGACGGCCGCCTCAGTGTAAATGGGGAGTCCCTGT TTGAGATTGAGCAGGTCTGCGTGGCAAACTGTCACATTAACTGCTTGTCACCACCACCCACAGGCGATGACTGTAAGGGAAGGAAGCTCCTTGAGACGCACACAGACATCAGCGCGAGGTCCTCAAGGCCAGAAAGGGTGGCAGGGGCCATTTGGTGCATCTTTTCTTATGCAG GTCACCTCTTGGTACAGATGCTGCAGAGGATTGGAGCTTCCGGATGGTTTGTGTCGAAGACACTGCTGTCGATTCTCTGGTTGGCCGCGGCTGCTCCAG GGAAGGCAGCCTCTGGAATATTCTGGTGGCTAGGCATTGGATGGTACCAGTTTGTTACTTTGATTTCTTGGCTGAATGTGTTTCTTCTTACAAG gTGCCTTCGTAACATTTGCAAGTTTTTAATCTTGTTCATTCCATTATTACTTTTACTAG gTGCAGGTCTGTCCCTGTGGGGCCAGGGAGACTTCCTGTCAGGCTTCCCTGTGCTCAGCTGGACACGTGCACATGGACCCCAGAGGGCGGATGGCCCTACGGGCACGTTCGCACCTGATGCCCCTCACCGCAGCCAGCCGCCAGAG CTGATGAGTGAGGTGGAGAGGCAGGTTGCCTTGATGTCTGGACGGTGTCACGGCCACGACCAGCAGCTCCGAGAACTGGCAGCGGTGCTTCAGAAATTGCAGGCGAGGGTGGACCAGCTGGACGGCGACAGCCAAGGGACACTGTCCCTG ACCGCCTCTGCGACCTTCCGCCTAGAGCAGGAATCACGCATCTCCCGCCTGGAGGATGTTCTTGGAACGCTCGCAGAGAAATTCGAG GCCATCCAGAAGGAATTACAACAGACCAGGCTGAGAACAGCTAG TGGGCTTGAGGAGGAGCAGCGCCTCCACTCCGAGGTGAAGCGTCTGGGGCTGGAGCTCGGTCGCCTGAGATTGGAACTGTCCGATGGGCCTCATTCGAAAACCAGCTGCGAGGAGGTCAACGCGCTACACGGAAAG GTAGATGCCCGAGTCAGAGAAACCATCAGACTCCTGTTCTCCGACGAGCAAGGCGCTTCTCTTGAATGGCTGCTACAGAAGCTTTCCTCTCGCTTCGTGAGCAAGGACGCTCTGCAGGTTGTGTTGCAGGACCTGGAGCTGCAGATACTGAAGAACGTTACCCGCTACATCTCTGTGACAAAGCAGGCCCCGGATTCTGAAACAGTGCTGTCCGCTGTGCACGAGGCAGGGGTTTCTGGAATCACAGAAGCG CAAGCGCATGTCATCGTGAACAACGCCCTGAAGCTCTACTCCCAGGATAAGACTGGCATGGTGGACTTCGCGCTGGAGTCCGGCG GCGGGAGCATCCTCAGCACTCGCTGCTCCGAGACGTACGAGACCAAGACGGCACTCATCAGCCTGTTCGGGATCCCACTCTGGTATTTCTCCCAGTCCCCTCGTGTCGTGATCCAG CCTGACATCTATCCAGGCAACTGCTGGGCATTCAAGGGCTCCCAGGGGTACCTTGTGGTGAGGCTGTCCATGGAGATCCGCCCAACCACCTTCACTCTGGAGCACATACCGAAGACCCTGTCGCCTACAGGCAACATCACCAGTGCTCCCAAGGACTTCGCTGTCTAT GGATTGGAAAACGAGCACCAGGAGGAAGGGCGGCTCCTGGGACGGTTCACGTACGATCAGGATGGGGAGTCCCTGCAGATGTTTCACACGCCG AAGAGACCGGAAAGAGCTTTCCAGATAGTGGAACTTCGGGTTTTCTCCAACTGGGGGCATCCAGAATACACGTGTCTTTATCGGTTCAGAGTCCACGGAGAACCCATCGAGTAA
- the SUN1 gene encoding SUN domain-containing protein 1 isoform X3 — protein MDFSRLHMYTPPQCVPENTGYTYALSSSYSSDALAFETEHRLDPVFDSPRMSRRSLRLVTTACATEDGQAGDAHSCASSTTSLKDRAARTAKQRRSASKPAVSVSHASRQALSSAMVQGGIASMSPMACEQPPVLDESLIREQTKVDHFWGLDDDGDLRGGNKAAAQGNGDLAAEAFRSNGYTCRDCALLSEHKATLPARPAPRGLSWQVCSTDGSQKHESASRKGDASFHLDRILWLAKDTSSSLSSFLVHLFRVVLMKLNYESGKYKLKSYESKNRESKSYKSKSHESKAHSGHCGTVDVGGLLREDGRLSVNGESLCDDCKGRKLLETHTDISARSSRPERVAGAIWCIFSYAGHLLVQMLQRIGASGWFVSKTLLSILWLAAAAPGKAASGIFWWLGIGWYQFVTLISWLNVFLLTRCLRNICKFLILFIPLLLLLGAGLSLWGQGDFLSGFPVLSWTRAHGPQRADGPTGTFAPDAPHRSQPPEGGNEAFSRQLMSEVERQVALMSGRCHGHDQQLRELAAVLQKLQARVDQLDGDSQGTLSLTASATFRLEQESRISRLEDVLGTLAEKFEAIQKELQQTRLRTASGLEEEQRLHSEVKRLGLELGRLRLELSDGPHSKTSCEEVNALHGKVDARVRETIRLLFSDEQGASLEWLLQKLSSRFVSKDALQVVLQDLELQILKNVTRYISVTKQAPDSETVLSAVHEAGVSGITEAQAHVIVNNALKLYSQDKTGMVDFALESGGGSILSTRCSETYETKTALISLFGIPLWYFSQSPRVVIQPDIYPGNCWAFKGSQGYLVVRLSMEIRPTTFTLEHIPKTLSPTGNITSAPKDFAVYGLENEHQEEGRLLGRFTYDQDGESLQMFHTPKRPERAFQIVELRVFSNWGHPEYTCLYRFRVHGEPIE, from the exons AACAGCAAAGCAGCGCAGAAGTGCAAGCAAACCAGCAGTTAGTGTCAGCCACGCCTCAAGGCAGGCCCTGTCCTCAGCCATGGTCCAGGGCGGCATCGCCTCCATGTCACCCATGGCCTGTGAGCAGCCTCCCGTGCTGGATGAGTCTCTGATCCGAGAGCAAACCAAAGTGGACCACTTCTGGG gtcTTGACGATGATGGCGATCTCAGAG GTGGAAATAAAGCTGCCGCTCAGGGAAACGGGGATCTGGCAGCAGAAGCCTTCCGGAGCAATGGCTACACCTGCCGAGACTGCGCGCTGCTCTCGGAGCACAAGGCCACGCTCCCGGCCCGCCCCGCGCCCCGAGGACTGTCGTGGCAGGTGTGCTCCACGGACGGCAGTCAGAAACATGAGTCTGCCTCTCGTAAAG GCGATGCCTCTTTCCACCTGGATAGGATTTTGTGGCTGGCCAAGGACACTTCATCATCCTTGTCGTCATTCTTAGTCCACCTTTTTCGAGTGGTTTTAATGAAGCTCAATTAtgaatcaggaaaatacaaattgaaaagtTACGAATCAAAAAATCGTGAATCAAAAAGCTATAAGTCAAAAAGCCATGAATCaaaag CTCATTCCGGTCACTGTGGGACAGTGGATGTAGGAGGGCTTCTCAGAGAGGACGGCCGCCTCAGTGTAAATGGGGAGTCCCTGT GCGATGACTGTAAGGGAAGGAAGCTCCTTGAGACGCACACAGACATCAGCGCGAGGTCCTCAAGGCCAGAAAGGGTGGCAGGGGCCATTTGGTGCATCTTTTCTTATGCAG GTCACCTCTTGGTACAGATGCTGCAGAGGATTGGAGCTTCCGGATGGTTTGTGTCGAAGACACTGCTGTCGATTCTCTGGTTGGCCGCGGCTGCTCCAG GGAAGGCAGCCTCTGGAATATTCTGGTGGCTAGGCATTGGATGGTACCAGTTTGTTACTTTGATTTCTTGGCTGAATGTGTTTCTTCTTACAAG gTGCCTTCGTAACATTTGCAAGTTTTTAATCTTGTTCATTCCATTATTACTTTTACTAG gTGCAGGTCTGTCCCTGTGGGGCCAGGGAGACTTCCTGTCAGGCTTCCCTGTGCTCAGCTGGACACGTGCACATGGACCCCAGAGGGCGGATGGCCCTACGGGCACGTTCGCACCTGATGCCCCTCACCGCAGCCAGCCGCCAGAG GGTGGCAACGAGGCTTTCTCCCGGCAGCTGATGAGTGAGGTGGAGAGGCAGGTTGCCTTGATGTCTGGACGGTGTCACGGCCACGACCAGCAGCTCCGAGAACTGGCAGCGGTGCTTCAGAAATTGCAGGCGAGGGTGGACCAGCTGGACGGCGACAGCCAAGGGACACTGTCCCTG ACCGCCTCTGCGACCTTCCGCCTAGAGCAGGAATCACGCATCTCCCGCCTGGAGGATGTTCTTGGAACGCTCGCAGAGAAATTCGAG GCCATCCAGAAGGAATTACAACAGACCAGGCTGAGAACAGCTAG TGGGCTTGAGGAGGAGCAGCGCCTCCACTCCGAGGTGAAGCGTCTGGGGCTGGAGCTCGGTCGCCTGAGATTGGAACTGTCCGATGGGCCTCATTCGAAAACCAGCTGCGAGGAGGTCAACGCGCTACACGGAAAG GTAGATGCCCGAGTCAGAGAAACCATCAGACTCCTGTTCTCCGACGAGCAAGGCGCTTCTCTTGAATGGCTGCTACAGAAGCTTTCCTCTCGCTTCGTGAGCAAGGACGCTCTGCAGGTTGTGTTGCAGGACCTGGAGCTGCAGATACTGAAGAACGTTACCCGCTACATCTCTGTGACAAAGCAGGCCCCGGATTCTGAAACAGTGCTGTCCGCTGTGCACGAGGCAGGGGTTTCTGGAATCACAGAAGCG CAAGCGCATGTCATCGTGAACAACGCCCTGAAGCTCTACTCCCAGGATAAGACTGGCATGGTGGACTTCGCGCTGGAGTCCGGCG GCGGGAGCATCCTCAGCACTCGCTGCTCCGAGACGTACGAGACCAAGACGGCACTCATCAGCCTGTTCGGGATCCCACTCTGGTATTTCTCCCAGTCCCCTCGTGTCGTGATCCAG CCTGACATCTATCCAGGCAACTGCTGGGCATTCAAGGGCTCCCAGGGGTACCTTGTGGTGAGGCTGTCCATGGAGATCCGCCCAACCACCTTCACTCTGGAGCACATACCGAAGACCCTGTCGCCTACAGGCAACATCACCAGTGCTCCCAAGGACTTCGCTGTCTAT GGATTGGAAAACGAGCACCAGGAGGAAGGGCGGCTCCTGGGACGGTTCACGTACGATCAGGATGGGGAGTCCCTGCAGATGTTTCACACGCCG AAGAGACCGGAAAGAGCTTTCCAGATAGTGGAACTTCGGGTTTTCTCCAACTGGGGGCATCCAGAATACACGTGTCTTTATCGGTTCAGAGTCCACGGAGAACCCATCGAGTAA
- the SUN1 gene encoding SUN domain-containing protein 1 isoform X5: MDFSRLHMYTPPQCVPENTGYTYALSSSYSSDALAFETEHRLDPVFDSPRMSRRSLRLVTTACATEDGQAGDAHSCASSTTSLKDRAARTAKQRRSASKPAVSVSHASRQALSSAMVQGGIASMSPMACEQPPVLDESLIREQTKVDHFWGLDDDGDLRGGNKAAAQGNGDLAAEAFRSNGYTCRDCALLSEHKATLPARPAPRGLSWQVCSTDGSQKHESASRKGDASFHLDRILWLAKDTSSSLSSFLVHLFRVVLMKLNYESGKYKLKSYESKNRESKSYKSKSHESKAHSGHCGTVDVGGLLREDGRLSVNGESLFEIEQVCVANCHINCLSPPPTGDDCKGRKLLETHTDISARSSRPERVAGAIWCIFSYAGHLLVQMLQRIGASGWFVSKTLLSILWLAAAAPGKAASGIFWWLGIGWYQFVTLISWLNVFLLTRCLRNICKFLILFIPLLLLLGAGLSLWGQGDFLSGFPVLSWTRAHGPQRADGPTGTFAPDAPHRSQPPEGGNEAFSRQLMSEVERQVALMSGRCHGHDQQLRELAAVLQKLQARVDQLDGDSQGTLSLTASATFRLEQESRISRLEDVLGTLAEKFEAIQKELQQTRLRTASGLEEEQRLHSEVKRLGLELGRLRLELSDGPHSKTSCEEVNALHGKVDARVRETIRLLFSDEQGASLEWLLQKLSSRFVSKDALQVVLQDLELQILKNVTRYISVTKQAPDSETVLSAVHEAGVSGITEAQAHVIVNNALKLYSQDKTGMVDFALESGGGSILSTRCSETYETKTALISLFGIPLWYFSQSPRVVIQGLENEHQEEGRLLGRFTYDQDGESLQMFHTPKRPERAFQIVELRVFSNWGHPEYTCLYRFRVHGEPIE; the protein is encoded by the exons AACAGCAAAGCAGCGCAGAAGTGCAAGCAAACCAGCAGTTAGTGTCAGCCACGCCTCAAGGCAGGCCCTGTCCTCAGCCATGGTCCAGGGCGGCATCGCCTCCATGTCACCCATGGCCTGTGAGCAGCCTCCCGTGCTGGATGAGTCTCTGATCCGAGAGCAAACCAAAGTGGACCACTTCTGGG gtcTTGACGATGATGGCGATCTCAGAG GTGGAAATAAAGCTGCCGCTCAGGGAAACGGGGATCTGGCAGCAGAAGCCTTCCGGAGCAATGGCTACACCTGCCGAGACTGCGCGCTGCTCTCGGAGCACAAGGCCACGCTCCCGGCCCGCCCCGCGCCCCGAGGACTGTCGTGGCAGGTGTGCTCCACGGACGGCAGTCAGAAACATGAGTCTGCCTCTCGTAAAG GCGATGCCTCTTTCCACCTGGATAGGATTTTGTGGCTGGCCAAGGACACTTCATCATCCTTGTCGTCATTCTTAGTCCACCTTTTTCGAGTGGTTTTAATGAAGCTCAATTAtgaatcaggaaaatacaaattgaaaagtTACGAATCAAAAAATCGTGAATCAAAAAGCTATAAGTCAAAAAGCCATGAATCaaaag CTCATTCCGGTCACTGTGGGACAGTGGATGTAGGAGGGCTTCTCAGAGAGGACGGCCGCCTCAGTGTAAATGGGGAGTCCCTGT TTGAGATTGAGCAGGTCTGCGTGGCAAACTGTCACATTAACTGCTTGTCACCACCACCCACAGGCGATGACTGTAAGGGAAGGAAGCTCCTTGAGACGCACACAGACATCAGCGCGAGGTCCTCAAGGCCAGAAAGGGTGGCAGGGGCCATTTGGTGCATCTTTTCTTATGCAG GTCACCTCTTGGTACAGATGCTGCAGAGGATTGGAGCTTCCGGATGGTTTGTGTCGAAGACACTGCTGTCGATTCTCTGGTTGGCCGCGGCTGCTCCAG GGAAGGCAGCCTCTGGAATATTCTGGTGGCTAGGCATTGGATGGTACCAGTTTGTTACTTTGATTTCTTGGCTGAATGTGTTTCTTCTTACAAG gTGCCTTCGTAACATTTGCAAGTTTTTAATCTTGTTCATTCCATTATTACTTTTACTAG gTGCAGGTCTGTCCCTGTGGGGCCAGGGAGACTTCCTGTCAGGCTTCCCTGTGCTCAGCTGGACACGTGCACATGGACCCCAGAGGGCGGATGGCCCTACGGGCACGTTCGCACCTGATGCCCCTCACCGCAGCCAGCCGCCAGAG GGTGGCAACGAGGCTTTCTCCCGGCAGCTGATGAGTGAGGTGGAGAGGCAGGTTGCCTTGATGTCTGGACGGTGTCACGGCCACGACCAGCAGCTCCGAGAACTGGCAGCGGTGCTTCAGAAATTGCAGGCGAGGGTGGACCAGCTGGACGGCGACAGCCAAGGGACACTGTCCCTG ACCGCCTCTGCGACCTTCCGCCTAGAGCAGGAATCACGCATCTCCCGCCTGGAGGATGTTCTTGGAACGCTCGCAGAGAAATTCGAG GCCATCCAGAAGGAATTACAACAGACCAGGCTGAGAACAGCTAG TGGGCTTGAGGAGGAGCAGCGCCTCCACTCCGAGGTGAAGCGTCTGGGGCTGGAGCTCGGTCGCCTGAGATTGGAACTGTCCGATGGGCCTCATTCGAAAACCAGCTGCGAGGAGGTCAACGCGCTACACGGAAAG GTAGATGCCCGAGTCAGAGAAACCATCAGACTCCTGTTCTCCGACGAGCAAGGCGCTTCTCTTGAATGGCTGCTACAGAAGCTTTCCTCTCGCTTCGTGAGCAAGGACGCTCTGCAGGTTGTGTTGCAGGACCTGGAGCTGCAGATACTGAAGAACGTTACCCGCTACATCTCTGTGACAAAGCAGGCCCCGGATTCTGAAACAGTGCTGTCCGCTGTGCACGAGGCAGGGGTTTCTGGAATCACAGAAGCG CAAGCGCATGTCATCGTGAACAACGCCCTGAAGCTCTACTCCCAGGATAAGACTGGCATGGTGGACTTCGCGCTGGAGTCCGGCG GCGGGAGCATCCTCAGCACTCGCTGCTCCGAGACGTACGAGACCAAGACGGCACTCATCAGCCTGTTCGGGATCCCACTCTGGTATTTCTCCCAGTCCCCTCGTGTCGTGATCCAG GGATTGGAAAACGAGCACCAGGAGGAAGGGCGGCTCCTGGGACGGTTCACGTACGATCAGGATGGGGAGTCCCTGCAGATGTTTCACACGCCG AAGAGACCGGAAAGAGCTTTCCAGATAGTGGAACTTCGGGTTTTCTCCAACTGGGGGCATCCAGAATACACGTGTCTTTATCGGTTCAGAGTCCACGGAGAACCCATCGAGTAA